The Salvelinus namaycush isolate Seneca chromosome 8, SaNama_1.0, whole genome shotgun sequence genome has a segment encoding these proteins:
- the LOC120052793 gene encoding uncharacterized protein LOC120052793, whose protein sequence is MVRSVREEGSQLSTIQDLKDSGFGRPPPRHGLKLLFWFANECVAFNHHGNMLVQCHPEMEEFGFHYFGNFEEILPVLSRDRRESYFEVGNLNTETYSKAKDLPDYVSQDYGLSLGYRQCNKDRIIIRLKQGDVTATYVTEHKEDGGRGEFDSERTHLVNPDLIRIIQDPELELATFLDQTGYMGLSLRERLLRAFMVFIFCLVFLVITFIILSILGKL, encoded by the coding sequence ATGGTGCGGTCTGTCAGAGAAGAAGGTAGTCAGCTGAGCACCATACAAGACCTGAAGGACTCTGGCTTCGGCCGTCCTCCTCCCCGACACGGCCTCAAACTCCTTTTCTGGTTCGCCAACGAGTGTGTGGCGTTCAATCACCACGGCAACATGCTGGTACAGTGCCACCCTGAGATGGAAGAGTTCGGCTTCCACTACTTTGGCAACTTCGAGGAGATTCTCCCAGTTCTATCGCGAGACCGCAGGGAAAGCTACTTCGAGGTGGGCAACCTGAACACAGAGACCTATTCCAAAGCCAAGGACCTACCGGACTACGTGAGCCAGGACTACGGGCTTTCCCTGGGCTACCGCCAATGCAACAAGGACCGCATCATCATCAGGCTGAAGCAGGGGGACGTGACGGCCACCTATGTCACCGAGCACAAGGAGGATGGCGGCCGGGGGGAGTTTGACTCCGAACGCACCCACCTTGTAAATCCGGATTTGATCCGCATCATCCAGGACCCTGAGCTGGAGCTAGCGACATTCCTGGACCAGACGGGCTACATGGGGCTGTCGCTGAGAGAGCGCCTCCTCAGAGCTTTCATGGTCTTTATCTTTTGTCTGGTCTTCCTGGTGATCACTTTTATCATTTTGAGCATCTTAGGGAAGTTGTAG
- the LOC120052794 gene encoding uncharacterized protein LOC120052794, whose amino-acid sequence MVRSVREEGSQLSTIQDLKDSGFGRPPPRHGLKLLFWFANECVAFNHHGNMLVQCHPEMEEFGFHYFGNFEEILPVLSRDHRESYFEVGNLNTETYSKAKDLPDYVSQDYGLSLGYRQCNKDRIIIRLKQGDVTATYVTEHKEDGGRGEFDSERTHLVNPDLIRIIRDPELELATFLDQTGYMGLSLRERLLRAFMVFIFCVVFLVITFIILSILGKL is encoded by the coding sequence ATGGTGCGGTCTGTCAGAGAAGAAGGTAGTCAGCTGAGCACCATACAAGACCTGAAGGACTCTGGCTTCGGCCGTCCTCCTCCCCGACACGGCCTCAAACTCCTTTTCTGGTTCGCCAACGAGTGTGTGGCGTTCAATCACCACGGCAACATGCTGGTACAGTGCCACCCTGAGATGGAAGAGTTCGGCTTCCACTACTTTGGCAACTTCGAGGAGATTCTCCCAGTTCTATCGCGAGACCACAGGGAAAGCTACTTCGAGGTGGGCAACCTGAACACAGAGACCTATTCCAAAGCCAAGGACCTACCGGACTACGTGAGCCAGGACTACGGGCTTTCCCTGGGCTACCGCCAATGCAACAAGGACCGCATCATCATCAGGCTGAAGCAGGGGGACGTGACGGCCACCTATGTCACCGAGCACAAGGAGGATGGCGGCCGGGGGGAGTTTGACTCCGAACGCACCCACCTTGTAAATCCGGATTTGATCCGCATCATCCGGGACCCTGAGCTGGAGCTAGCGACATTCCTGGACCAGACGGGCTACATGGGGCTGTCGCTGAGAGAGCGCCTCCTCAGAGCTTTCATGGTCTTTATCTTTTGTGTGGTCTTCCTGGTGATCACTTTTATCATTTTGAGCATCTTAGGGAAGTTGTAG